Proteins found in one Helicobacter kayseriensis genomic segment:
- a CDS encoding Gfo/Idh/MocA family oxidoreductase, whose product MKRFAITGVGGFVAPRHLKAIKECGGEVVCALDIHDSVGIIDSYFPQAHFFTEFERFDRHIEKLKREKSGIHYLSICSPNYLHDAHMRLALRNGAHAICEKPLVLTPWNLDALLELEREHQRHIYTILQLRLHPKIIALKEKVQSELAKNPNKIFDLTLTYITSRGKWYFISWKGDESKSGGIASNIGIHFFDMLQWIFGEYKEVQVHHSTPQTKAGFLELQHARVKWFLSVDSQTLPPIAIANNKPTFRSLQIDENEFEFSDGFTDLHTESYKNIMQGQGFRAIEAKASIDLTYKIRFLEPICGDMLHPFLKENNALYSSK is encoded by the coding sequence ATGAAACGATTTGCAATCACTGGAGTTGGGGGATTTGTCGCACCTCGTCACCTCAAAGCCATCAAAGAATGCGGGGGAGAAGTAGTATGTGCTCTTGATATCCACGACAGTGTCGGAATCATTGATAGCTACTTTCCACAAGCACACTTTTTTACAGAATTTGAACGCTTTGATCGCCATATTGAAAAACTCAAAAGAGAAAAATCGGGGATACATTATCTTAGCATCTGCTCTCCCAATTACTTGCACGATGCACATATGCGTCTAGCCCTAAGAAATGGGGCTCATGCTATCTGTGAAAAACCCCTCGTGCTCACTCCTTGGAATCTTGATGCACTTTTAGAGCTTGAAAGAGAGCATCAAAGGCATATTTACACTATTTTACAATTACGCCTACATCCAAAAATCATTGCCCTCAAAGAAAAGGTGCAATCTGAGCTTGCCAAAAATCCAAACAAAATCTTTGATCTTACTCTGACTTATATTACAAGCAGAGGAAAGTGGTATTTTATTAGCTGGAAAGGTGATGAAAGCAAAAGTGGAGGGATTGCAAGCAATATTGGAATCCATTTCTTTGATATGTTGCAATGGATTTTTGGAGAATATAAAGAAGTCCAAGTTCATCATTCCACCCCCCAAACTAAAGCTGGATTTTTGGAGCTCCAGCATGCGCGTGTCAAGTGGTTTTTAAGTGTTGATTCCCAAACTCTTCCTCCAATTGCTATTGCAAACAATAAACCCACCTTTCGCTCTCTCCAAATTGATGAAAATGAATTTGAGTTTAGTGATGGATTTACAGACCTTCATACAGAAAGCTATAAGAATATTATGCAAGGTCAAGGTTTTAGAGCTATTGAGGCAAAAGCTTCAATTGATCTTACCTATAAGATTCGCTTTTTAGAACCTATTTGTGGCGATATGTTACATCCCTTTTTGAAAGAAAACAATGCCCTTTATTCATCCAAGTAG
- a CDS encoding acyltransferase codes for MPFIHPSSIIDKDCQIGSKSKIWHFCHILESSYIGCNCVIGQNCSIGPRVRIGNQVKIQNNVSIYEGVTCEDDVFIGPSVVFTNVINPRSFIERKHEFKSTLLQKGCSIGANATILCGIKIGEYALIGAGSVVTKDVKPFALMVGNPAKQVGWVDKAGKKMIFLEGKAQDSYDQTLYMEIDGEIKEIRE; via the coding sequence ATGCCCTTTATTCATCCAAGTAGCATTATCGACAAAGACTGTCAAATCGGCTCAAAGAGTAAAATCTGGCATTTTTGCCACATCTTAGAATCTTCATACATTGGATGTAATTGCGTTATTGGGCAAAACTGCTCCATCGGGCCGCGGGTTAGAATTGGCAATCAAGTCAAGATACAAAATAATGTCAGCATTTATGAAGGTGTGACTTGCGAAGATGATGTCTTTATTGGACCAAGTGTTGTTTTTACAAATGTTATCAATCCAAGAAGCTTTATTGAACGCAAACATGAATTTAAATCTACACTTCTTCAAAAGGGGTGCTCAATTGGAGCCAATGCAACAATTTTATGTGGAATCAAGATTGGAGAATATGCACTCATTGGAGCAGGAAGTGTTGTGACCAAAGATGTCAAGCCTTTTGCATTGATGGTTGGAAATCCAGCCAAACAAGTGGGTTGGGTCGATAAGGCTGGAAAGAAAATGATCTTTTTGGAAGGAAAAGCTCAAGATAGCTATGATCAAACACTCTATATGGAAATTGATGGAGAGATCAAGGAGATTAGAGAATGA
- a CDS encoding ABC transporter ATP-binding protein, whose protein sequence is MKKQQISDFARLRFLTTRKDKITLILLVFMTVLLSIIETIGVGIIMPFITFASNPSMLLNNPYGSMVYHFFNFSNTQTFMFVFSGALIVFYLFRSIYNVFYNYTINLFAFRKYHDLAFRAFQKLLRLNYADFVNKNSDLLRRNILNDTLHTSSYIRSFLLLYSEFFTIAFLYSILLIISWKMTLVLTVLLISKVLLITKTISKTLSKKGEQKVAIEGGFLKLLSSTLGNFKLIKIKDSQQELENAFLNQGYNRAKVEIISQTLMGMPKNLLETIGFCILIACVAYILYRYEDASAVLPIISMYALALYKVLPSVNKILDNLNLMKFYRKSLEVVYDELKDIPNAEGKEPIAFTQTICLKNISFAYLEQKNIISNLNLTIQKGEKVAFVGPSGAGKSTLVDIISGFYTPTHGEIFIDEVKLTQDNIKSWRKKFGYIPQSIYLFDGSVGENIAFGSDFDQERIIKACKIAKIYDFLEAHEGIDTKVGDGGIKLSGGQKQRIGIARAIYDNPEILVLDEATSALDNETEAQIMDEIYELSKDKTLLVIAHRLSTIERCDRKITIRPI, encoded by the coding sequence ATGAAAAAACAACAAATCAGTGATTTTGCTCGACTTAGATTCTTAACAACACGCAAGGATAAAATCACACTGATTTTATTGGTTTTTATGACTGTTTTGCTTTCGATTATAGAAACCATTGGTGTGGGAATCATTATGCCCTTTATCACTTTTGCCTCTAATCCCTCCATGCTTCTTAACAACCCGTATGGCTCAATGGTTTATCACTTCTTTAATTTCTCAAACACTCAAACTTTTATGTTTGTCTTTAGTGGAGCTTTGATTGTGTTTTATCTCTTTCGTTCAATCTATAATGTATTTTATAACTACACAATCAATCTCTTTGCTTTTCGCAAATACCACGATTTGGCTTTCCGTGCTTTTCAAAAACTTCTGCGATTGAACTATGCTGATTTTGTCAATAAAAATTCCGACCTTTTAAGACGCAATATACTCAATGATACCCTTCATACCTCATCTTATATCCGATCTTTTCTCTTGCTTTATTCTGAATTTTTCACCATTGCCTTTTTATACAGCATCTTGCTAATCATTAGCTGGAAAATGACTCTTGTGCTCACTGTTTTGCTTATCAGCAAGGTTTTATTAATCACCAAAACAATCTCTAAAACTCTAAGCAAAAAAGGAGAGCAAAAAGTCGCTATTGAAGGAGGCTTTCTTAAGCTCCTCTCAAGCACTCTTGGAAACTTCAAACTCATCAAAATCAAAGATTCTCAACAAGAACTCGAAAATGCCTTTTTAAATCAAGGCTACAATCGTGCAAAAGTCGAAATCATCTCTCAAACCCTGATGGGAATGCCAAAAAACCTATTGGAGACAATTGGATTTTGCATCTTGATTGCATGTGTCGCCTATATTCTTTATCGCTATGAAGATGCCAGTGCAGTTTTGCCCATTATCTCCATGTACGCACTTGCCCTTTATAAAGTATTGCCCTCAGTCAATAAAATCCTTGATAATCTCAATTTAATGAAGTTCTATCGCAAATCTCTTGAGGTTGTTTATGATGAACTCAAAGATATTCCAAATGCTGAAGGAAAAGAGCCTATTGCCTTCACACAAACCATTTGCCTAAAAAATATTTCTTTTGCTTATTTAGAACAAAAAAACATTATCTCCAATCTCAACCTAACAATTCAAAAAGGTGAAAAAGTAGCCTTTGTTGGACCAAGTGGAGCAGGAAAAAGCACGCTTGTAGATATTATTTCTGGATTTTATACCCCTACACATGGTGAGATTTTTATCGATGAGGTCAAGCTAACGCAAGATAACATTAAGTCTTGGAGAAAGAAATTTGGCTATATCCCACAAAGTATCTACCTTTTTGATGGGAGTGTTGGAGAAAACATTGCCTTTGGATCAGATTTTGATCAAGAGCGCATTATCAAAGCCTGCAAAATTGCAAAGATTTATGATTTTCTTGAAGCACACGAAGGAATTGATACAAAAGTAGGAGATGGTGGAATCAAGCTCAGTGGAGGACAAAAACAACGCATCGGAATTGCAAGAGCAATCTATGACAATCCTGAAATCTTAGTCTTAGATGAAGCAACAAGTGCCCTAGATAACGAAACAGAAGCTCAAATCATGGATGAAATTTATGAGCTCAGCAAAGACAAGACTCTTCTTGTCATCGCTCATCGTTTAAGCACAATAGAGCGATGTGATAGAAAAATCACCATTCGCCCCATCTAG
- a CDS encoding di-trans,poly-cis-decaprenylcistransferase, protein MQKLKHLAIIMDGNGRWAQSRGEKRVEGHKVGVNVVREITTWCAQNAVTTLTLYAFSTENWKRPKYEVDFLMKMLKNYLDRELETYQKNNIRFFAIGDLDVFSSPLKEKILEVQEKTSSNTALNQVLALNYGARNEISRAILKNKQKILELNQSLEIERLIESSLDTQEFSDVDLLIRTGGEQRLSNFLLWQCSYAELFFTPTLWPDFGVSELEAIIQDFYTRHRRFGGL, encoded by the coding sequence TTGCAGAAATTAAAGCATTTGGCAATTATTATGGATGGCAATGGGAGGTGGGCTCAAAGTCGAGGTGAAAAAAGGGTAGAGGGGCATAAAGTTGGTGTCAATGTTGTTAGAGAAATTACGACTTGGTGTGCTCAAAATGCCGTGACGACACTGACTCTCTATGCATTCTCAACTGAGAATTGGAAGCGTCCAAAATATGAAGTTGATTTTTTGATGAAAATGCTTAAAAATTATCTTGATAGAGAGTTAGAGACTTATCAGAAAAACAATATTCGATTTTTTGCTATTGGTGATCTTGATGTGTTTTCTTCTCCTTTGAAGGAAAAGATTTTGGAAGTGCAGGAAAAAACAAGTTCAAATACAGCACTCAATCAAGTTTTGGCTCTAAATTATGGGGCAAGAAATGAAATTAGCCGTGCGATTTTAAAGAATAAACAAAAGATATTAGAACTCAATCAATCTTTGGAGATTGAGCGATTAATCGAGAGTTCTCTTGATACCCAAGAATTTTCAGATGTGGATTTGTTGATACGCACAGGAGGAGAGCAACGTTTGTCAAACTTTTTGCTTTGGCAATGTTCTTATGCAGAATTGTTTTTTACCCCTACATTATGGCCTGATTTTGGCGTATCAGAGCTTGAAGCAATTATTCAAGATTTTTATACGCGTCATCGTAGATTTGGAGGCTTATAA
- the coaBC gene encoding bifunctional phosphopantothenoylcysteine decarboxylase/phosphopantothenate--cysteine ligase CoaBC, which translates to MIKGKNFLLCVSGGIAVYKSLELVRFLKKRGANVKVTMSPNALKFVSTLSFEALSENPVLVEGSEDWGRGMTHIAYATWADVCILAPATINSLTKFAYGMADNVMLSTMLACSAPMILAPAANTQMYCSPQAQEAIKKLEERGCKIVKPREDLLACGVFGIGALSEIEEIAFAAIKEVCQEKFWNKKKVIVSGGGSREGIDEVRCITNYSSGLQASYFALALFLLGADVVFVSSSKPIFLPKEIVYQSVESTQEFYEAICLHSKGAEYYFGIAALSDFVPKDKRAGKIKKTEGLEVEFVENIDILKSLKGIKKIGFKAEKDISQARFYAQNMLKEKGCEFVCLNILGEENHFGSSQNAISLIGQEGIYEFEMSDKFDLALMVLRKIAQISS; encoded by the coding sequence GTGATCAAGGGGAAAAACTTCTTGCTTTGTGTGAGTGGGGGGATTGCAGTTTATAAATCTCTTGAGCTTGTTCGGTTTTTGAAAAAAAGAGGAGCAAATGTCAAAGTTACTATGAGCCCCAATGCTTTGAAATTTGTGTCTACTTTGAGCTTTGAGGCATTAAGTGAGAATCCTGTTTTGGTAGAGGGAAGTGAAGATTGGGGGAGGGGAATGACACATATTGCTTATGCAACTTGGGCAGATGTGTGTATTTTGGCTCCAGCGACGATTAACTCTCTGACAAAATTTGCTTATGGGATGGCTGATAATGTGATGCTTAGCACAATGCTTGCTTGTTCTGCGCCAATGATTTTAGCTCCTGCTGCCAATACACAGATGTATTGTTCTCCGCAGGCTCAAGAGGCCATCAAAAAGCTTGAAGAAAGAGGATGTAAGATTGTTAAACCTAGAGAGGATTTGCTAGCTTGTGGAGTGTTTGGCATAGGCGCACTTAGTGAGATTGAAGAAATTGCGTTTGCAGCAATCAAAGAAGTGTGTCAAGAAAAATTTTGGAATAAAAAAAAGGTTATTGTAAGTGGGGGAGGAAGTCGTGAGGGAATTGATGAGGTGAGATGTATCACAAATTATTCTAGTGGTTTGCAAGCAAGCTATTTTGCTTTGGCTTTATTTCTGCTAGGGGCTGATGTGGTCTTTGTGAGTTCATCTAAGCCTATTTTTCTGCCAAAGGAGATTGTTTATCAAAGCGTTGAGAGTACGCAAGAATTTTATGAGGCAATTTGTTTGCACTCAAAGGGGGCTGAGTATTATTTTGGTATTGCAGCCTTAAGTGATTTTGTTCCTAAAGATAAAAGAGCTGGAAAGATTAAAAAAACAGAGGGGTTAGAGGTCGAGTTTGTAGAGAATATAGATATCCTTAAATCTTTAAAAGGAATCAAAAAAATAGGATTTAAGGCAGAGAAAGATATCTCTCAAGCAAGGTTCTATGCACAAAATATGCTAAAAGAAAAAGGGTGTGAGTTTGTGTGCTTAAATATTTTAGGAGAGGAAAATCATTTTGGCTCATCACAAAATGCAATCTCACTCATTGGTCAAGAGGGGATTTATGAATTTGAAATGAGCGATAAATTTGATCTTGCTTTGATGGTTTTAAGAAAAATTGCTCAAATTTCTTCATGA
- the pseB gene encoding UDP-N-acetylglucosamine 4,6-dehydratase (inverting) produces the protein MFDGKTILITGGTGSFGKAFVSQVLQNYNPKKIIIYSRDELKQYEMEKELNDRKRMRFFIGDVRDANRLKTAMEGVDICIHAAALKHVPIAEYNPIECIKTNINGAINVIDSALVCGVEYVLALSTDKAASPINLYGATKLCSDKLFVSANNIRGKKKSKFCVVRYGNVVGSRGSVVPFFRQLISEGAKSLPITDERMSRFWITLQEGVEFVIQSLKRMHGGEIFIPKIPSMKIADLAYALAPNLPIKIIGIRPGEKLHEVMISKDDSHLTIEFEKFFILEPSISFQTPIDYTQTRLGEKGVRVESGFEYSSDTNSQWLSPEGLLEMIGVEQ, from the coding sequence ATGTTTGATGGAAAAACGATTCTAATTACAGGGGGGACTGGGAGTTTTGGAAAGGCTTTTGTCTCACAAGTTCTCCAAAACTATAACCCCAAAAAAATTATCATTTATAGCCGAGATGAACTTAAGCAATATGAGATGGAAAAAGAGCTCAATGATCGAAAGAGGATGCGATTTTTCATAGGTGATGTGCGAGATGCGAATCGATTAAAAACTGCAATGGAGGGAGTGGATATTTGTATTCATGCAGCTGCGCTTAAGCATGTTCCTATTGCAGAATACAATCCTATTGAATGCATTAAGACAAATATTAATGGTGCAATCAATGTGATTGATAGTGCTTTGGTTTGTGGAGTGGAATATGTGCTTGCTTTGAGCACAGATAAGGCTGCAAGTCCTATTAATCTTTATGGGGCCACAAAGTTGTGCTCGGATAAATTGTTTGTAAGTGCAAATAATATACGCGGAAAGAAGAAGAGCAAATTTTGTGTTGTGCGTTATGGTAATGTTGTTGGCTCAAGAGGGAGTGTTGTGCCATTTTTTAGGCAGTTGATCTCTGAGGGTGCTAAATCTCTACCAATTACAGATGAGAGAATGAGTAGATTTTGGATTACACTCCAAGAGGGTGTTGAGTTTGTGATCCAAAGCCTTAAAAGAATGCATGGAGGTGAGATTTTTATCCCCAAGATTCCGAGTATGAAAATTGCTGATTTGGCTTATGCTCTTGCACCAAATTTACCCATAAAGATTATTGGTATCCGCCCTGGAGAGAAACTTCATGAGGTAATGATTTCAAAAGATGATTCACATTTGACAATTGAGTTTGAAAAGTTTTTTATTTTAGAGCCAAGTATTAGCTTTCAAACCCCGATTGATTACACGCAGACACGTTTAGGCGAAAAGGGTGTAAGGGTAGAGAGTGGCTTTGAATATAGTAGTGATACTAACTCTCAATGGCTAAGTCCTGAGGGATTGCTTGAGATGATTGGAGTGGAGCAGTGA
- the mrdA gene encoding penicillin-binding protein 2, with product MILILRMYFLSIKSNVYFEKIAQRNTEKNEILAPTRGQIFDRNGELLATNELGFSVAINPFLRTEKTLQKALEFLVSYFPKTTLNELQKEYEAGYSPYNHSPIVVIPFVPYEEMQKIYSRLIQNPNIVISPGIKRLYPQKMLASHIIGYVGSANADDVQKNLVAKYTKIVGRLGLEEKYNHFLQGELGSKKTKVNAFNKEVDLLLEEPVKNGEDLTTSLDVRIQKILDQQFVGKNGSAIVMDVHNGEILAAGSYPEYDLNDFVGGIPHKKWKALIDDPHKPLLNKFSASAYPPGSVVKMGIALSFLEHAGIDEKTLIDTPAYVELGGRKFRDWKIGGHGKSDMIKAIKESVDVYFYLLSQKVGVENIAQSLKKMGFGEKTGIDLLGEKSGIMPTPEWKMRQYGEQWFVGDTINISIGQGAFLATPIQIARYTALLASGMLPVPHFLTQKGGEKVIYQTQNVLTPIQKQKLPAIALGMYQVCNSPGGTAYRYTKDAKVKFACKTGTAQVVGIPQEIKKRIKEEDMGYFHRSHGWITAFVPYRNPKYAITIFVEHGGGSGAASPILVNIVNQMFDMGYFKEVK from the coding sequence TTGATTTTGATTCTAAGAATGTATTTTTTAAGTATCAAGTCAAATGTTTATTTTGAAAAAATTGCACAACGCAATACCGAAAAAAATGAGATACTTGCACCAACTCGTGGGCAAATTTTTGATCGCAATGGAGAGCTTTTAGCAACCAATGAGTTAGGTTTTTCTGTCGCGATTAATCCATTTTTGCGCACAGAAAAGACACTTCAAAAGGCACTTGAGTTTTTGGTTTCTTATTTTCCCAAAACAACTCTTAATGAGCTTCAAAAGGAGTATGAAGCTGGGTATTCTCCTTATAATCATTCTCCAATTGTTGTAATTCCTTTTGTCCCCTATGAGGAGATGCAAAAAATTTATTCTCGTCTTATTCAAAACCCAAACATTGTCATCTCCCCTGGCATTAAGCGTTTATATCCCCAAAAGATGCTTGCTTCACATATTATTGGATATGTTGGATCTGCCAATGCAGATGATGTGCAAAAAAATCTAGTTGCAAAATACACAAAGATTGTGGGAAGGCTAGGATTAGAGGAGAAATACAATCATTTCTTGCAAGGTGAATTGGGGAGTAAAAAAACAAAGGTTAATGCATTTAATAAAGAAGTTGATCTTTTGTTGGAAGAACCTGTCAAAAATGGAGAAGATTTGACTACAAGTTTAGATGTAAGGATTCAAAAAATCTTAGATCAACAATTTGTGGGAAAAAATGGATCAGCTATTGTGATGGATGTTCATAATGGAGAAATTTTAGCCGCAGGTAGTTATCCAGAATATGATCTCAACGACTTTGTGGGGGGGATTCCGCATAAAAAGTGGAAAGCTCTTATTGATGATCCCCATAAGCCCCTTTTGAATAAGTTCTCTGCTAGTGCTTATCCTCCAGGATCGGTTGTTAAGATGGGGATTGCTCTTAGTTTTTTAGAGCATGCAGGAATTGATGAGAAAACATTGATTGATACGCCAGCTTATGTTGAGTTGGGGGGCAGAAAGTTTCGGGATTGGAAGATTGGCGGACATGGGAAATCTGATATGATCAAAGCAATCAAGGAGAGTGTGGATGTTTATTTTTATCTCCTTTCTCAAAAAGTAGGTGTTGAAAATATTGCTCAATCACTAAAAAAGATGGGGTTTGGAGAAAAAACAGGGATTGATCTTCTTGGTGAAAAAAGTGGGATTATGCCTACACCTGAGTGGAAAATGCGTCAATATGGCGAGCAATGGTTTGTGGGAGATACGATCAATATTTCTATTGGTCAAGGTGCTTTTTTGGCAACGCCTATTCAGATTGCTCGATATACAGCTCTTTTGGCTAGTGGAATGCTTCCAGTTCCACATTTTTTGACCCAAAAGGGTGGAGAAAAAGTTATCTATCAAACTCAAAATGTTCTTACCCCAATTCAGAAGCAGAAACTTCCAGCAATTGCACTTGGAATGTATCAAGTTTGCAATTCCCCAGGAGGGACAGCATATCGCTATACAAAAGATGCTAAGGTGAAGTTTGCTTGCAAAACAGGAACTGCTCAAGTTGTGGGAATTCCTCAAGAAATCAAAAAGAGAATCAAAGAGGAAGATATGGGCTATTTTCACCGATCGCATGGTTGGATTACAGCCTTTGTTCCTTATAGAAATCCAAAGTATGCAATTACTATTTTTGTTGAACATGGGGGTGGAAGTGGAGCAGCAAGTCCAATTTTGGTTAATATTGTCAATCAAATGTTTGATATGGGATATTTTAAGGAAGTGAAGTGA
- a CDS encoding N-acetyltransferase, producing the protein MLALVEPEVQKGNILPRSEEEMANTIRSYVVARDGERIVGFCALYIYTQELAEVRSLIVDEQYHNRGIGKELVRHIEQEGRALGIQTLLVLTYKEHFFQKLGFYTIQKSEIPNHKIWTDCIKCKHFPQCNEVALLKSL; encoded by the coding sequence ATGCTTGCATTAGTTGAGCCAGAAGTTCAAAAAGGTAATATTCTTCCTAGAAGTGAAGAAGAAATGGCCAATACAATTAGATCTTATGTTGTTGCTAGAGATGGTGAGCGTATTGTCGGATTTTGCGCACTTTATATTTATACTCAAGAACTTGCCGAAGTGCGTAGCTTGATTGTCGATGAGCAATATCATAATAGAGGCATTGGAAAGGAGCTTGTAAGGCATATTGAACAAGAGGGGAGGGCATTGGGCATACAAACTCTTCTTGTTTTGACTTACAAAGAGCATTTTTTCCAAAAATTAGGTTTTTATACAATCCAAAAGAGTGAGATTCCCAATCACAAAATATGGACAGATTGCATTAAATGCAAGCATTTTCCGCAATGCAACGAAGTGGCACTTTTAAAATCTTTATAA
- the yihA gene encoding ribosome biogenesis GTP-binding protein YihA/YsxC, giving the protein MIKDASFLTSASHFSQCPEPQSVEIACLGRSNVGKSSFINWFLRKQGLAKSSSTPGKTRLINFYQASFCGDEAPIMFRIIDLPGFGYAKVSKEQKRIWEKNLLEFLEKRRSIKLFLHLIDSRHPNLPIDQEVQQFLKTLCKGDQKFLKLYTKADKLKNQEKMAFIAKKENLISTFANESKITPLNFLQEQIIKIALGQKSEI; this is encoded by the coding sequence ATGATAAAAGATGCGAGTTTTTTGACTTCAGCTTCGCATTTTTCGCAGTGCCCAGAACCTCAGAGCGTTGAAATTGCTTGTTTGGGAAGAAGCAATGTGGGAAAATCAAGTTTTATTAATTGGTTTTTAAGAAAGCAGGGACTTGCCAAAAGCTCTTCCACTCCAGGAAAGACAAGATTGATTAATTTTTATCAAGCTTCTTTTTGTGGAGATGAGGCGCCTATTATGTTTAGAATCATTGATTTGCCTGGTTTTGGATATGCAAAAGTTTCAAAAGAGCAAAAAAGAATTTGGGAGAAAAATCTTCTTGAGTTTTTGGAAAAACGTAGGAGTATTAAGTTGTTTTTGCATCTAATCGATTCGCGTCATCCAAACCTTCCGATTGATCAAGAAGTTCAGCAATTTTTAAAGACATTATGCAAGGGAGATCAAAAATTTTTAAAGCTTTATACAAAAGCTGATAAGCTCAAGAATCAAGAAAAAATGGCTTTTATTGCAAAAAAAGAAAATCTAATTTCAACATTTGCCAATGAAAGTAAAATAACACCCTTAAATTTTTTGCAAGAGCAAATTATCAAAATAGCACTAGGACAGAAAAGTGAAATATGA
- the lptA gene encoding lipopolysaccharide transport periplasmic protein LptA: MVRGAIIFICLTVLGVAETVEVSANHIMSDQLKGQTIMRGNVVIEKQGDILYANEVIVKTDHNKKPSNYQAKGNVRFRVKTNDGRIMQGNANQIIYDAIQEEYRLIGKAYVQEQGKKNSIKGEVIVLNRRSGSASVEGDKKKPAKIIFTLEQNKDQS; the protein is encoded by the coding sequence ATGGTTCGAGGAGCAATAATTTTTATATGCCTCACTGTTTTGGGTGTTGCAGAAACGGTTGAAGTCAGTGCAAATCATATTATGTCTGATCAATTAAAGGGACAGACGATTATGCGTGGAAATGTTGTGATTGAAAAACAGGGAGATATCTTATATGCAAATGAAGTGATTGTCAAAACAGATCACAATAAAAAACCTTCTAACTACCAAGCTAAGGGAAATGTGAGATTTCGTGTAAAGACAAATGATGGTCGTATTATGCAAGGCAATGCAAATCAGATTATTTATGATGCCATTCAAGAAGAATACCGCTTGATAGGGAAAGCATATGTGCAAGAACAAGGCAAAAAAAATTCAATCAAAGGGGAAGTTATTGTTCTTAATCGCAGAAGCGGATCTGCAAGTGTTGAGGGAGATAAGAAAAAGCCGGCAAAAATTATTTTTACACTTGAGCAAAATAAGGATCAATCATGA
- a CDS encoding KdsC family phosphatase, which produces MIRLLLLDVDGTLTDGRVYYLDSGEEIKAFHIKDGLALRVWKQMGRKSAIITGRTSSIVERRAKELGIDFVFMGVKQKGEIVQRLQEELQCSKDEIASIGDDLNDLSMFAQSGMSFCPSDGARQILDKVDCVLDSKGGNGAVREMIEIILKRENLEDQWFEFFC; this is translated from the coding sequence ATGATACGATTGTTATTATTAGATGTAGATGGAACATTGACAGATGGAAGAGTTTATTATTTAGATTCTGGAGAAGAAATCAAAGCTTTTCATATCAAAGATGGACTTGCTTTGAGGGTGTGGAAGCAAATGGGAAGGAAAAGCGCAATCATTACAGGTAGGACTTCATCTATTGTGGAACGCAGGGCAAAAGAGTTGGGGATTGATTTTGTTTTTATGGGGGTAAAGCAAAAAGGAGAAATTGTTCAACGCTTACAAGAAGAGCTTCAATGCAGTAAAGATGAAATTGCAAGCATTGGGGATGACTTAAATGATTTATCGATGTTTGCACAAAGCGGAATGAGTTTTTGTCCTAGTGATGGAGCAAGACAAATCTTGGATAAGGTGGATTGTGTCCTAGATTCAAAGGGGGGAAATGGGGCGGTAAGAGAGATGATTGAGATAATTTTAAAAAGAGAAAATCTAGAGGATCAATGGTTTGAATTCTTTTGCTAG